The genomic stretch CTATGGCTACAGGGGAACATGTACTTATGAAAAAATTCAGATGTACAAGGCAGAGACCAATGAGTGGAGCATTGCAACCATTTGTCCCCATCCTGGTAATACAGTTTATATTCTTGACATACTAGGTCATGCAAAAATTCGCAGCATATCAGTTTTGTGTCttgcaaaaaaaatgcatcacaCACGTTGATAAATGAACACATGTACTTTATCAACATTTGCTTATGACTGAAATGTATCCAGCACAGGAGCGTTTAAGGTTATTCATGTATTGAGTTTTTTTGTAACACAGTTTGGTGCCTTAAGTTAGATCAGATTACAAATAAGGTATTCAGGTATACTTTACAATAATGGCCATTTTCAACACGTTACATATTTCTCAGGATTTGATTTCCTTTGCTTTCTTCCTTACTGACAGAGTACGGCCTGTGCTCCGTCCCCCTGGACAACAAGCTGTACCTAGTGGGAGGCCAGACCACCATCACCGACTGCTACGACGCCGAGAGAGACGAGTGGAGGCAGATGTCCGcgatgaaggagaggaggatggagtgtGGCGCCGCCATCATTAACGGCTGCATCTACGTCACGGGCGGCTACTCCTACTCCAAGGGCACGTACCTACAGAGCGTTGAGAAGTACGACCCAGAGCTGGACACCTGGGAGATCGTGGGCAACCTCCCCACAGCCACCAGGTCTCACGGCTGTGTCTGTTTCTATGGCGTTTAGTACAGGATGTGATCATTCAGTGATACttgtgtggttgagtgtttttttttgtttttgtttttttaaaggacaATTTTGGGTTAATGTGATCTATTTAGCAATCAATTTTCCGCTAAATTTATGTATTTGAAGGATAATGGTAGGTTCAAGTGATATAGTGCTGCTAAGCAGCTTAGAGAGTTTACCTCAGGTGAGAGCTGCAGTCCAACATGTCTTTGAGCCTAAAGGATGCAGTTACTTACTGCCATCTACTGTCGAAGAAGGTACAACACAGGATTACCTCCTTTGGTGGTGTTCTtgtattttaaatatgaaaGTTAAAAAGTACAACTTACAAAGTACAACTTTTTTTGTAAACCAAAAATGTCTTTACTAGATGTAAAGATAAGGTTAATAGATTTTGAGATCTTTATATGTAATCTTAAAATCTAAACCATGCCTTGAATATCTGATTATGAGTGAATAGTTCATACTTATTTGATGATCACACCAGTACAACGTGGGTTTGCCAATTTTCCAGATGGATTCTGACATAAAGGTGCTTACAGATTTTACAGTACTGTATTAAATTCTAGTTAAGGCAATTAAGGATGTTTTATACAACCACTGGTGAGGTAGTCAGGACCGGTTAGACTGGTTTTGgtacaaacatttatttgtTCTGTACTGTACATAACTTATGCTGCCTCAGCAGGACGCACAGCAATGCACTgaattgtatgtatttgttgtAGAATATTATGTATGTACTATACTTAAAGTgtattcctgtttttttttttttttactgttggtTCAGTACAGAATTACTGTGTGTTCTATATTCTAATGTGCACTGTTTTCAAACATCATCCAACATGACATTGTATGAAGCATGGTGTGCAATGGCAATAGTCGTGCAATAGTATCTTCTCCCGGTTAACGTTTCTTAAATGTCTCTTCCTTCAAAACATATATGAATGGTCTCTCCAGAGTACCATATGCATATTACATTTGTTGAATTTTTTCAGTGTCGAAACGATAAGCAATGACATCAGTTAATACTGTATATTTTGCCTACATATGTTTGTAACAGTAAGGGGTCAGTATTACCTGCCTGTAATTCATTTCTTGAATTTTTACTCTTAAACAAAATTACTTTAAATGTTGTGCCACTGAACTTTGAACCATGAAAGAGGCTGTAAAAGTTTGTACCGCCTCTCTTTTAACGTATAGATCATGAAGGTATCCACAATTGATGAATTTCACTGCACTTCGTGTTAATATGGATCACTGCTATGAAAATTTAATAAATGTAGCGATCACAAAATGTTTTGCATAAAGAGCCATATCTGACATGAGTGTAATGAAGGCGTTAAAGGTCAAAGCTTTAGCATGTTAAATCTGGTGTATGTTCAACAGTTCATTAAAATCATGATCACAATACATCACACCTatttagaaaaacagagtccAAAAGAAGCAAACCATCTACTCCAAGTCCAGATCTCATTTTAGTGAGAATCTGATAAAGTCCACCTGGATGTCAACCTGTGCAATAGATAAACAGCAGGTAATTACTCTGTTCATACACATTTCATAAGACTTTTCATGAAATAAGTCAGTTTCCTATCAAAAATACAATTACCAGAAAATATTCAGTGTATATACACCACCTgctatacacagacacacacacacacacagacacacacacacacacacacacacacacacagacatacacacagcaatATATTTGTTTATTACTCATTTGTTCAATCACAACACTGACTGATCTAAAGAGTCATTACTAAGGGCAGACTGAATAATACAAATTACAATCAGTGTGTACGGCGATGACATATAATAACACCAAAAAGATTACTAAGGTGTTGTTATTGCAATGCTTTAGTGATTTCCATGGTCTGTCTCTCCAGAATTGAAACAATACAAAAATTCAAAGAATCTGTCTGAATCCTAGATAAACGATGCTGGTGTCCTGTAGAACCATATGACTGAAGCATAGCTAGAACCACtttaatttcccaaaaataaaatctgcttagtgtacatttaaatgtgtttgtgtaccgaCACCAGACTTACCGATTTCTTTTTATGGAACTTGTATGTTGCAGGCAAGTCATATCTGAGCTCTGAGGAGGAATGCAAAAAGAAATctgaattaaaataaaagtttgGTCCCACTTTGGGTATGGGAATAGTAAAACACGTTTGAATTCTGGGGACATTAATGGTAAACGATGGTAAAGTTTACCTGCTATTACTTCCATTTTCACATTCCAATCATCTGCCTTTTTCTGTATATGCTGAAATAAAGTGGAAAATGTAAAACACAGGCAAAGTCGAAAAATGAACTTCTAAGTAACTGTAACTAACTGAATCGAATTTCAAGATACGTGGACTTACTTCCCTTGTTGATGTCTTGTGAAGAGAGTACACAGCTGTTTTTGCCATGCTTATAGCAGTCTTCAAAAATGTCATATCAATACCTTCAattaaagcaataagaaatgttGAATTACAAGTcaacattttctctttttttcttatatAGTCATTGTTACAGTACATCATACGCTCTTACCCTGGTTATGCTTTGTGCCAAAAGGGGGGTTCATAATGACCGTATCAAATTTCTTTGCAAACGACATTGTTTCAAGACAACACACATCGCATTGGACCACGTCAATGTTTGGGAGTTCGAACTCTTCAACATTTCCTTTAAATATGTCAACTGCGTCTTCGTCGACTTCAAAACCAACACATAACCTAGAAAAAGGAATCAGACAAGGGCCTATTGTCAAGAATTCTTAAAGAAAACAAGTTCAGATGT from Clupea harengus unplaced genomic scaffold, Ch_v2.0.2, whole genome shotgun sequence encodes the following:
- the mettl5 gene encoding rRNA N6-adenosine-methyltransferase METTL5; the protein is MKLKELESCLQQVDVFEEPKLLLEQYPTSPHIAGCMLYTIHNTFDDIKGKLVADLGCGCGVLSIGAAVLDAGLCVGFEVDEDAVDIFKGNVEEFELPNIDVVQCDVCCLETMSFAKKFDTVIMNPPFGTKHNQGIDMTFLKTAISMAKTAVYSLHKTSTREHIQKKADDWNVKMEVIAELRYDLPATYKFHKKKSVDIQVDFIRFSLK